A stretch of the Enterobacter mori genome encodes the following:
- a CDS encoding siderophore-interacting protein, with protein MTPTRYPQRVRNDLRFRELNVLRVERVSAGFQRIVLGGEALEGFSSRGFDDHTKVFFPAPGATFVPPVVTDEGIDWGDGVRPQARDYTPLFDEEKNELVLDFFVHDGGVASNWAVAAKPGDKLTIGGPRGSLVVPEDYAWQLYVCDESGMPALRRRLEGIAKLPVRPDIHAVVTVGDGSYKDYLAHLSEFNLTWIVGHNPQAVADRLATLAVPEEDYFIWLTGEGKVVKNLSRQFETDAIDQQLVRASAYWHAK; from the coding sequence ATGACACCAACCCGTTACCCTCAACGTGTCCGCAATGACCTGCGCTTTCGTGAGCTGAACGTGCTCCGCGTCGAGCGTGTCAGCGCTGGCTTCCAGCGCATTGTTCTCGGCGGTGAGGCGCTGGAGGGCTTTAGCTCCCGCGGCTTCGACGACCACACCAAGGTCTTTTTCCCGGCACCGGGCGCGACCTTTGTTCCGCCCGTTGTCACCGATGAAGGCATCGACTGGGGCGACGGCGTACGCCCGCAGGCGCGTGACTATACGCCACTGTTCGATGAGGAGAAAAATGAGCTGGTGCTGGATTTCTTCGTTCATGATGGCGGCGTTGCCAGCAACTGGGCGGTAGCGGCCAAACCTGGCGACAAACTCACTATCGGTGGGCCACGCGGATCGCTGGTGGTGCCGGAAGATTACGCCTGGCAGCTGTACGTGTGCGATGAATCCGGGATGCCCGCGCTGCGCCGCCGTTTAGAAGGCATCGCAAAACTGCCGGTGCGCCCGGACATTCATGCGGTCGTGACCGTGGGTGACGGATCTTATAAGGACTATCTGGCGCACCTGAGTGAATTCAACCTCACCTGGATTGTGGGCCACAACCCGCAGGCGGTGGCCGATCGTCTGGCGACGCTGGCCGTGCCAGAAGAGGATTACTTTATCTGGCTGACCGGGGAAGGGAAGGTGGTGAAAAACCTGAGCCGCCAGTTTGAAACCGACGCGATTGACCAACAGCTGGTGCGTGCCAGCGCATACTGGCACGCGAAATAG
- a CDS encoding PadR family transcriptional regulator codes for MRHEHDGGGRRPRFFGHGDLRLVILDILTRNASHGYELIKEIENLTQGNYTPSPGVIYPTLDYLQDQTFITITEEENGRKKIAITAEGQNWLDENREQLEQIQVRIKARSVGFQLRKNPQMKRALDNFKAVLDLKVNQGELSDAQLKQIVGVIDRAALEISQLD; via the coding sequence ATGCGACACGAACATGATGGCGGCGGACGCCGACCGCGCTTTTTCGGCCACGGCGATCTACGGCTGGTGATCCTGGATATCCTGACCCGCAATGCCAGCCACGGTTATGAGCTGATCAAAGAGATCGAGAACCTGACGCAGGGGAACTACACACCGAGCCCGGGCGTGATCTACCCAACCCTGGATTATCTGCAGGATCAGACGTTTATCACCATTACGGAAGAAGAGAACGGCCGCAAGAAAATTGCGATAACCGCTGAAGGACAAAACTGGCTGGATGAAAACCGGGAACAGCTGGAACAGATCCAGGTGCGCATCAAAGCGCGCAGCGTCGGCTTCCAGCTGCGCAAAAACCCGCAGATGAAGCGGGCGCTGGATAACTTCAAAGCGGTGTTAGACCTGAAGGTGAATCAGGGAGAACTCAGCGACGCGCAGCTCAAGCAGATCGTCGGGGTGATCGACCGCGCGGCGCTGGAGATCTCCCAGCTGGATTAA